In Anaerostipes hadrus ATCC 29173 = JCM 17467, a single genomic region encodes these proteins:
- the radA gene encoding DNA repair protein RadA has translation MAKQKTVYFCSQCGHESSKWMGQCPACKQWNTFTEEKVTETKKGGAKSLKTSASPMNISEVTVENEERIPTGIHELDRVLGGGIVKGSLSLVGGDPGIGKSTLLLQVCRNLANSKRKVLYISGEESMHQIKMRAERIGTFEEEMLLYCETDLDAITNAILKTKPEFAVIDSIQTMYSEDLSSAAGSVSQVREVTAAMMRVAKENNIAVFIVGHVTKEGVVAGPRTLEHMVDTVLYFEGEREAAYRILRGVKNRFGSTNEIGVFEMCNNGLVEVENPSKTMLNGRPLDASGSVVVCSMEGTRPILIEIQALVSPTSFQMPRRTAVGIDYNRVNLLMAVLEKRVGLQLGGCDAYVNLAGGMKLGEPAIDLGIIMAIASSYKNRPILEDTIIFGEVGLVGEVRAVSGGEARIKEAQKLGFKRCVLPQANVDQIKVQTDMRLVGVSNVMEALDLI, from the coding sequence ATGGCAAAACAAAAGACAGTTTATTTTTGCAGCCAGTGTGGTCATGAGTCTTCCAAGTGGATGGGGCAGTGTCCTGCCTGTAAGCAGTGGAATACTTTTACAGAAGAGAAAGTTACAGAAACGAAAAAAGGAGGGGCGAAGTCTTTAAAGACTTCTGCCTCTCCTATGAATATATCCGAGGTAACCGTAGAGAATGAAGAGAGGATTCCAACAGGGATTCATGAACTAGACCGTGTGTTAGGCGGCGGGATCGTCAAAGGTTCCCTATCGCTGGTCGGAGGAGATCCGGGAATTGGGAAATCCACGTTATTATTACAGGTATGCAGGAATCTTGCGAATAGCAAACGTAAGGTTTTGTATATTTCTGGGGAAGAATCTATGCATCAGATCAAGATGAGAGCAGAGAGGATCGGAACATTTGAAGAAGAGATGCTTCTGTATTGTGAGACAGATCTTGATGCGATCACGAATGCGATCTTAAAGACGAAACCAGAATTTGCGGTGATTGATTCGATTCAGACAATGTACAGCGAGGATCTTTCCTCGGCAGCAGGCAGTGTGTCTCAGGTAAGAGAAGTGACTGCAGCGATGATGAGAGTTGCGAAAGAGAATAATATCGCAGTTTTTATCGTAGGACATGTGACCAAAGAAGGAGTGGTTGCAGGACCAAGAACACTTGAGCATATGGTAGATACGGTCCTTTATTTTGAAGGGGAAAGAGAAGCGGCATACAGAATCTTAAGAGGTGTCAAAAACCGTTTTGGATCCACGAACGAGATCGGTGTGTTTGAGATGTGTAACAATGGACTTGTAGAAGTGGAGAATCCGTCAAAGACGATGCTTAATGGAAGACCCCTTGATGCGTCAGGATCCGTTGTTGTATGTTCCATGGAAGGGACCAGACCGATCCTGATCGAGATTCAGGCATTGGTATCACCAACAAGCTTTCAGATGCCGAGAAGAACAGCAGTTGGAATTGATTATAACAGGGTGAATCTTTTGATGGCAGTGCTTGAGAAGAGAGTTGGACTGCAGCTTGGCGGCTGTGATGCGTATGTGAATCTGGCTGGAGGTATGAAACTTGGCGAACCAGCGATCGATCTTGGTATTATTATGGCAATCGCATCGAGTTATAAGAACCGGCCGATCTTAGAAGATACGATCATTTTTGGAGAAGTTGGTCTGGTAGGAGAAGTAAGAGCCGTATCAGGTGGAGAAGCAAGGATCAAAGAAGCACAGAAACTAGGATTTAAACGATGCGTTCTGCCTCAGGCGAATGTAGATCAGATCAAGGTCCAGACAGACATGAGACTTGTAGGAGTTTCAAATGTCATGGAGGCATTAGATCTTATATAG
- a CDS encoding glutamine--tRNA ligase/YqeY domain fusion protein — translation MEETISKNFIEQIIEKDIEEGHCKKVVTRFPPEPNGYLHIGHAKSILLNYGLAQEYGGDFHFRFDDTNPTKEKEEYVNSIKEDVEWLGADYHEHIYYASNYFDKMYECAEFLIKKGKAYVCDLNAEQIREYRGTLTEPGKNSPYRDRTPEENLQLFREMKEGKYPDGSKVLRAKIDMTSGNINMRDPILYRIARMEHHNTGNKWCIYPMYDFAHPLEDAFEGVTHSICTLEFEDHRPLYDWVVNECEFENPPKQIEFAKLYLTNVVTGKRYIKKLVEDGIVDGWDDPRLVSLSALRRRGYTPESIKKFMELVGVAKSHSSVDSAMLEYCIRDDLKLKRPRMAAILDPIKLVITNYPEGEGELVDVPNNQENEEMGTRQVPFSRELYIEREDFKIEKPKKYRRLYVGNEVRLMNAYFVTCTGYDVDEDGNVTCVYATYDPESRGGNSPDGRKVRGTIHWVSVPTAKKAEIRLYENIVDEEKGVYNEDGSINVNPNSLTVIKEAYVEPELEKYDKEDSFQFMRTGYFCLDSKDSTKEHMVFNRIVSLKSSYKPN, via the coding sequence ATGGAAGAAACGATTTCTAAGAATTTTATCGAACAGATCATAGAAAAAGATATAGAAGAAGGGCATTGCAAGAAGGTAGTTACAAGATTTCCACCAGAACCAAACGGATATCTTCATATCGGACACGCAAAATCCATCTTATTAAACTATGGACTGGCTCAGGAATATGGCGGAGATTTCCATTTCCGTTTTGATGATACAAACCCAACAAAAGAGAAGGAAGAATATGTAAATTCTATTAAAGAGGACGTAGAATGGTTAGGAGCAGATTATCACGAACATATTTATTATGCTTCCAACTACTTTGACAAGATGTATGAATGTGCAGAATTCCTGATCAAGAAGGGAAAAGCATATGTCTGTGATCTGAATGCTGAACAGATCAGAGAATACAGAGGAACTTTAACAGAACCTGGAAAGAACAGTCCATACCGTGACCGTACACCAGAAGAGAACTTACAGTTATTCCGCGAGATGAAGGAAGGAAAATACCCAGATGGAAGCAAAGTTCTTCGTGCCAAGATCGATATGACATCTGGAAATATCAACATGAGGGATCCAATTCTTTATCGTATCGCAAGAATGGAACATCATAATACAGGAAACAAATGGTGTATTTATCCAATGTACGATTTTGCTCATCCATTAGAGGATGCATTTGAAGGGGTAACACACTCTATCTGTACACTGGAATTTGAAGATCACAGACCACTGTATGACTGGGTTGTTAACGAATGCGAATTTGAGAATCCACCAAAACAGATCGAATTTGCGAAGTTATATCTGACAAATGTTGTTACAGGAAAACGTTATATCAAGAAACTGGTAGAAGATGGAATCGTAGATGGATGGGATGATCCACGTCTGGTATCATTATCAGCACTTAGAAGAAGAGGATATACACCAGAATCCATCAAGAAGTTTATGGAACTTGTCGGAGTTGCAAAGAGCCACAGCTCTGTAGATTCAGCGATGCTTGAATACTGCATCCGTGATGATCTGAAATTAAAACGTCCACGTATGGCAGCGATCTTAGATCCGATCAAACTGGTGATCACAAACTATCCAGAAGGAGAAGGGGAACTCGTTGACGTTCCAAATAATCAGGAAAACGAAGAGATGGGAACAAGACAGGTACCATTTTCAAGAGAATTATATATCGAACGAGAAGATTTCAAGATTGAAAAGCCTAAGAAATACCGTCGTTTATATGTAGGTAATGAAGTACGTCTGATGAATGCATATTTTGTGACATGTACAGGGTACGATGTAGATGAGGACGGCAATGTAACCTGTGTATATGCGACATATGATCCAGAATCCAGAGGAGGAAACAGTCCAGATGGAAGAAAGGTTCGCGGAACGATCCATTGGGTATCTGTACCAACTGCGAAAAAAGCAGAAATCCGTCTATATGAAAACATTGTAGATGAAGAAAAAGGTGTATATAATGAAGATGGAAGTATTAATGTGAATCCAAATTCACTGACTGTGATCAAGGAAGCATATGTAGAGCCTGAGTTAGAGAAATATGATAAGGAAGACAGTTTCCAGTTTATGAGAACAGGATATTTCTGTTTAGATTCCAAAGATTCTACAAAAGAACACATGGTATTTAATAGAATTGTAAGCTTAAAGAGTTCTTACAAACCAAATTAA
- a CDS encoding sulfide/dihydroorotate dehydrogenase-like FAD/NAD-binding protein translates to MYKIVKKQTLNQAVELMEIHAPYVARKCEPGQFIIIRVDEDGERVPLTIADYDREKETVTIIYQVVGYTTELLSKKAEGDYVQDFVGPLGQPAPLHKCDRVIGVAGGVGAAPLYPQLRKLAKMGVPVDVIIGGKSAEFVILKELFEEFCDNVYIATDDGSLGTKGFVTTVLEDQIKAGVKYDEVIAIGPLIMMKNVVKITKEYDIPTMVSLNPIMIDGTGMCGGCRVNIGGETKFACVDGPDFDGFKVNFDECMQRQGMFREEEHECRIGRGM, encoded by the coding sequence GTGTATAAGATTGTCAAGAAGCAGACACTTAACCAGGCAGTTGAGTTAATGGAGATTCATGCTCCTTATGTGGCAAGAAAATGTGAACCGGGACAGTTCATCATTATCCGAGTAGATGAAGATGGAGAAAGAGTTCCTTTAACGATCGCAGATTATGATCGTGAGAAAGAGACAGTAACGATCATTTATCAGGTTGTAGGATATACAACAGAATTGTTAAGCAAGAAAGCAGAAGGAGATTATGTACAGGATTTCGTGGGACCATTAGGTCAGCCAGCTCCTTTGCACAAGTGTGACCGTGTCATCGGTGTAGCCGGTGGTGTAGGTGCAGCCCCATTATATCCACAGCTTCGTAAGTTAGCGAAGATGGGAGTACCAGTTGATGTGATCATTGGTGGTAAGAGTGCAGAATTTGTTATTCTTAAGGAATTATTCGAAGAATTCTGCGATAATGTATATATTGCAACAGATGACGGAAGTCTTGGAACCAAAGGTTTCGTTACAACAGTATTAGAAGACCAGATCAAAGCTGGAGTAAAATACGATGAAGTTATCGCAATCGGGCCACTTATCATGATGAAGAATGTGGTTAAGATCACAAAAGAATATGACATCCCAACTATGGTATCTTTAAATCCAATCATGATCGACGGAACAGGAATGTGCGGTGGATGCCGTGTCAACATCGGTGGAGAAACAAAATTCGCATGTGTTGACGGACCAGATTTTGATGGATTTAAAGTAAACTTTGACGAATGTATGCAGCGTCAGGGTATGTTCAGAGAAGAAGAACATGAATGTAGAATTGGAAGGGGGATGTAA
- a CDS encoding zinc-dependent alcohol dehydrogenase produces MGRKMKFGCLVKKGVAEVRERDLPEVGPYDVLLHMKVCNICTTDYGQWLGLREHQGYPMAGGHEAAGIVEQVGEKVTDLKVGDMVATGYEGCGHCPACREGHIDQCEEIRNDTEDGYKWGFFGFSNYCVKNSSGVYKVANDLNPSEAGFMEPLATVIHGAKKLRLKPFETVVVIGAGTMGLINAQTAKAYGCRVIVSEMIPKKIETAKAMGFEVIDCNESDPVEKVKELTEGIGADAVIVAVGSTSANSQGLEMLKQNDGRMLLFAAGYPVPELKVDSNMLHYRKMELIGTFGADHEDFKEAAQALSTKVVDVSKLVEEKKFPLSRLQEAYEEASKPGMYRVSVMLDEE; encoded by the coding sequence ATGGGAAGGAAAATGAAGTTTGGGTGTTTGGTAAAAAAGGGTGTTGCAGAGGTCAGAGAACGTGATCTTCCAGAAGTAGGGCCATATGATGTATTACTTCATATGAAAGTATGTAATATCTGCACGACAGATTATGGACAGTGGTTAGGATTACGAGAACATCAGGGATATCCTATGGCAGGAGGACATGAAGCAGCAGGGATCGTTGAACAGGTTGGAGAAAAAGTAACAGATCTCAAAGTAGGAGATATGGTAGCAACTGGATACGAAGGATGTGGACATTGTCCTGCTTGTCGTGAAGGACATATCGATCAGTGTGAAGAAATTCGCAATGATACAGAAGATGGATATAAATGGGGATTCTTTGGTTTTTCAAATTATTGTGTAAAGAATTCAAGTGGAGTTTATAAAGTGGCGAATGACCTAAATCCATCGGAAGCAGGATTTATGGAACCACTTGCAACAGTCATTCATGGAGCAAAGAAATTAAGATTAAAGCCATTTGAAACAGTTGTAGTCATTGGTGCAGGAACTATGGGATTAATTAACGCCCAGACAGCGAAAGCTTACGGATGTCGTGTGATCGTATCAGAGATGATTCCTAAGAAGATTGAGACAGCCAAAGCGATGGGATTTGAAGTGATAGACTGTAATGAAAGTGATCCTGTAGAAAAGGTAAAAGAGTTAACGGAAGGAATTGGAGCAGATGCTGTGATCGTAGCTGTTGGATCAACCAGTGCCAACAGTCAGGGACTTGAGATGTTAAAACAAAATGATGGAAGAATGTTATTATTTGCGGCAGGATATCCAGTTCCAGAGTTGAAAGTTGACTCAAATATGTTACACTATAGAAAGATGGAACTGATCGGGACATTCGGGGCAGATCATGAAGACTTCAAAGAAGCTGCCCAAGCATTAAGTACCAAGGTTGTGGATGTGTCTAAATTGGTAGAAGAGAAGAAATTTCCACTAAGCAGACTGCAAGAAGCTTATGAAGAGGCAAGCAAACCTGGAATGTACAGGGTCAGTGTCATGTTAGACGAAGAATAA
- a CDS encoding PTS sugar transporter subunit IIA: MREKRGKLMKVIVVSHGSYARGLVDTAQMIAGEQEDLEAFGLEPEESVDTLREKIRESIEQTSEGEEVLILTDLFYGSPFNTVISLMSEYDLYHVTGINLPLMMEVVMGRYAGKSAQEVCKDLLKAAPETVKDVRELYKEVEE, from the coding sequence ATGAGAGAGAAGAGAGGAAAATTGATGAAGGTAATCGTGGTATCTCATGGAAGTTATGCAAGAGGACTTGTGGATACAGCACAGATGATCGCAGGGGAACAGGAAGACCTTGAGGCATTTGGGCTTGAACCAGAAGAATCAGTGGATACTTTGAGAGAGAAGATCAGAGAGAGTATTGAACAGACATCAGAAGGAGAAGAAGTCCTTATATTAACAGATCTGTTTTATGGAAGTCCGTTTAATACGGTCATTTCTTTAATGTCAGAATACGATCTCTACCACGTAACTGGAATCAATCTTCCGTTGATGATGGAAGTAGTTATGGGACGTTACGCGGGAAAGAGCGCACAAGAGGTGTGCAAAGATCTTCTTAAGGCAGCGCCAGAGACAGTGAAAGATGTGCGTGAATTATATAAGGAGGTAGAAGAATGA
- a CDS encoding class II fructose-bisphosphate aldolase, protein MLTDMGTILRQAKKEGYGVAAPNAWSLNTVKSIFEAASELKAPVIIDGAGIHQIEEISDAVHFYEKKFPEVTAALNLDHGGPFEEIIQAIRCGYTSVMVDRSTLTFEENVREVAEIVKIAHAVGVSVEAELGHVGQGFEYEQTRDSGLTRKEEAIDFVKQTNVDALAVSVGTSHGTYHGTPKLEFELLADLHQMVEVPLVLHGGSGTGDDNLKKAVQTGIQKVNLCTDLSNAGLETLKGYLQIDYDHMKKDGSLGEFGNKTANMFDLSNEMRIGYKEALKHYITLFGSVNKA, encoded by the coding sequence ATGCTGACAGATATGGGAACAATCTTAAGACAGGCGAAGAAAGAAGGATATGGAGTTGCCGCTCCAAACGCATGGAGTTTAAATACAGTAAAGAGTATTTTTGAAGCAGCAAGTGAATTAAAAGCACCGGTCATCATTGATGGTGCTGGAATTCATCAGATTGAAGAAATATCAGATGCCGTTCATTTTTATGAAAAGAAATTTCCAGAAGTAACAGCAGCATTAAATTTAGACCATGGAGGACCATTTGAAGAGATCATCCAGGCAATCCGCTGTGGATATACATCTGTCATGGTAGACCGTTCTACATTGACATTTGAAGAGAATGTCAGAGAAGTTGCAGAAATCGTAAAGATTGCTCATGCAGTTGGAGTTTCTGTAGAAGCAGAACTTGGACATGTTGGACAGGGATTTGAATACGAACAGACCAGAGATTCCGGTCTTACAAGGAAAGAAGAAGCGATTGATTTTGTAAAACAGACAAATGTAGATGCGTTGGCAGTATCTGTTGGAACTTCTCACGGAACTTACCATGGAACTCCAAAACTGGAATTTGAACTATTAGCAGACTTGCATCAGATGGTTGAAGTGCCATTAGTTCTTCATGGAGGATCAGGAACAGGAGATGATAACCTGAAGAAAGCAGTGCAGACAGGAATTCAGAAAGTTAATTTGTGCACAGACTTAAGTAATGCAGGGTTAGAAACATTAAAAGGATACTTACAGATTGACTATGATCATATGAAGAAAGATGGAAGTCTTGGAGAATTTGGAAATAAAACAGCGAATATGTTTGATCTTTCTAATGAGATGAGGATAGGATACAAAGAAGCATTAAAACACTACATCACACTATTCGGCAGTGTAAACAAAGCATAG
- a CDS encoding iron-containing alcohol dehydrogenase, giving the protein MNNFTYSIPTKIHFGKGQISHLSELSESGNKVLLCYGGGSIKKAGIYDEAVKILKEEDMEIFELSGIAPNPKIESVREGVKLCKENSIDMVLAIGGGSVIDCAKVVAAGACYDGDPWDLVITPRWIKKALPIYSVLTLSATGSEMDKFAVISDMSKNEKWGTASDHMKPKMSILDPEYTYSVSKKQTAAGTADIISHICENYFTNVKNADVQARFAEGLLKNCFKYGPVALEEPDNYDARANLMWTASMAINGMIQYGAEVAWCVHPMEHELSAFYDITHGEGLAILTPHWMEFALNDDTAYKFADYARNVWDVVNDDDMAAAKEGIACTREYFKKMGLPQTLTDVGIDKEYFDIMAQKAADGCKGSFVPLSKEDIVSIYEAAL; this is encoded by the coding sequence ATGAACAATTTTACGTATTCTATTCCAACAAAGATTCATTTTGGAAAAGGACAGATTTCTCATCTTAGTGAACTTTCAGAGAGCGGTAACAAAGTTTTACTATGCTATGGCGGTGGAAGTATCAAAAAAGCAGGAATTTATGACGAAGCAGTCAAGATTTTAAAAGAAGAAGATATGGAAATCTTTGAATTATCAGGAATCGCACCAAATCCAAAGATTGAATCTGTTAGAGAAGGTGTAAAACTTTGTAAAGAAAACAGCATCGATATGGTACTTGCTATTGGAGGAGGATCTGTCATTGACTGTGCAAAGGTTGTAGCGGCAGGAGCTTGCTATGATGGGGATCCATGGGATCTGGTTATTACACCAAGATGGATCAAGAAAGCATTGCCAATTTACAGTGTCCTGACATTATCAGCCACAGGATCAGAGATGGATAAATTTGCGGTTATCTCCGATATGTCAAAGAATGAAAAATGGGGAACTGCAAGTGATCATATGAAACCAAAGATGTCAATCCTTGATCCGGAATATACCTATTCTGTATCAAAAAAACAGACAGCGGCTGGAACAGCAGATATCATCAGTCATATTTGCGAGAATTACTTTACCAATGTGAAGAATGCAGACGTTCAAGCAAGATTTGCGGAAGGACTGTTAAAGAACTGTTTTAAATATGGTCCTGTTGCTTTAGAAGAACCAGACAATTATGATGCAAGAGCTAATCTGATGTGGACAGCAAGTATGGCAATTAACGGAATGATTCAATATGGAGCTGAAGTCGCATGGTGTGTACATCCAATGGAACATGAATTAAGCGCATTCTATGATATCACACATGGAGAAGGATTAGCAATCTTAACACCTCACTGGATGGAATTTGCACTGAATGATGATACAGCATATAAATTTGCAGACTATGCAAGAAATGTCTGGGATGTTGTAAATGACGATGATATGGCAGCAGCCAAAGAAGGAATTGCATGTACAAGAGAATACTTTAAGAAGATGGGACTTCCACAGACGTTAACAGATGTTGGAATTGATAAAGAATATTTTGACATTATGGCACAGAAAGCGGCCGATGGATGCAAGGGATCTTTTGTACCATTGAGTAAGGAAGATATTGTAAGTATTTACGAAGCAGCTCTATAA
- a CDS encoding PTS system mannose/fructose/N-acetylgalactosamine-transporter subunit IIB, whose product MKNIVLARVDDRLIHTEILTLWVPEVRANRIIIVDDVVAKDKFRSKVIKEMAPQGLIIHVYGIDRATEKLKEAPSFDGERVIVIAESPLVFEELIKRGIKINQLNIGGMGIRGERKAVARRVACDAMEMEAIHELIKKHVHVYFQTVPTRSSEEAKKYIKE is encoded by the coding sequence ATGAAAAACATTGTATTAGCGAGAGTTGATGACAGGCTCATACATACGGAGATTTTGACATTATGGGTGCCGGAAGTCAGAGCGAACAGGATCATTATTGTAGATGATGTTGTGGCGAAGGATAAATTCCGAAGCAAAGTGATCAAAGAGATGGCGCCCCAAGGCCTTATAATTCATGTATATGGGATCGATCGTGCAACGGAGAAATTAAAAGAAGCCCCATCCTTTGATGGAGAGCGGGTGATCGTAATTGCAGAATCCCCACTGGTATTTGAAGAATTGATCAAACGAGGAATCAAGATCAATCAGCTTAATATCGGAGGTATGGGAATTCGTGGAGAACGTAAAGCAGTTGCAAGAAGAGTTGCGTGTGATGCCATGGAGATGGAAGCTATTCATGAACTGATCAAAAAACATGTACATGTATATTTCCAGACTGTTCCAACAAGAAGTTCAGAAGAAGCAAAAAAATACATCAAAGAATAA
- the groL gene encoding chaperonin GroEL (60 kDa chaperone family; promotes refolding of misfolded polypeptides especially under stressful conditions; forms two stacked rings of heptamers to form a barrel-shaped 14mer; ends can be capped by GroES; misfolded proteins enter the barrel where they are refolded when GroES binds): MAKEIKYGIEARKALEAGVNQLADTVRVTIGPKGRNVVLDKSFGAPLITNDGVTIAKEIELEDPFENMGAQVVKEVATKTNDVAGDGTTTATVLAQAMINEGMKNLAAGANPIILRKGMKKATEAAVEAIAEMSSKVTGRDQIAKVAAISAADEEVGELVADAMEKVSNDGVITIEESKTMKTELDLVEGMQFDRGYLSAYFSTDMEKMVAELDDPYILITDKKITNIQEILPLLEQIVQSGKKLLIIAEDIEGEALTTLIVNKLRGTFSVCAVKAPGYGDRRKAMLEDIAILTGGTVISEEVGLELKDATLDQLGRAKSVKVEKENTVIVDGEGDKDAIQARLGQIKAQIEETTSEFDKEKLQERLAKLSGGVAVIRVGAATETEMKESKLRLEDALAATKAAVEEGIIFGGGSAYIHASKKAAEKVADLEGDEKTGANIILKALEAPLFQIAVNAGLEGAVIVNKVKEAEIGKGFDALHGEYVDMVEKGIIDPAKVTRSALQNATSVASTLLTTESVVANIKEEAPAMPAGAPAGMGMM; this comes from the coding sequence ATGGCAAAAGAGATTAAATACGGAATTGAAGCAAGAAAAGCACTGGAAGCAGGAGTTAACCAGTTAGCAGATACAGTAAGAGTTACAATCGGACCAAAAGGACGCAACGTTGTATTAGACAAATCTTTTGGTGCACCACTGATCACAAATGACGGTGTAACGATCGCAAAAGAAATCGAATTAGAAGATCCATTTGAGAATATGGGAGCTCAGGTAGTCAAAGAAGTAGCAACTAAGACAAATGATGTTGCTGGAGATGGTACAACAACAGCTACAGTTCTTGCACAGGCAATGATCAACGAAGGAATGAAAAACTTAGCAGCAGGAGCAAACCCAATCATTCTTCGTAAAGGAATGAAGAAAGCGACAGAAGCAGCTGTTGAAGCAATTGCTGAGATGAGTAGCAAAGTTACAGGAAGAGATCAGATCGCGAAAGTAGCAGCAATCTCTGCAGCAGACGAAGAAGTTGGAGAATTAGTAGCAGATGCTATGGAAAAGGTATCTAACGACGGAGTTATCACGATCGAAGAATCTAAAACAATGAAAACAGAATTAGATTTAGTAGAAGGAATGCAGTTTGATCGTGGATATTTATCAGCATATTTCTCAACAGATATGGAAAAAATGGTTGCTGAATTAGATGATCCATATATTCTGATCACAGACAAGAAGATCACTAATATTCAGGAAATCCTTCCATTATTAGAGCAGATTGTACAGAGTGGTAAGAAATTACTGATCATTGCTGAAGATATCGAAGGTGAAGCATTAACAACACTGATCGTTAACAAATTACGTGGAACATTCTCTGTATGTGCAGTGAAAGCACCTGGATATGGAGACAGAAGAAAAGCAATGCTTGAAGATATCGCTATCTTAACAGGTGGTACAGTGATCTCTGAAGAAGTTGGTCTGGAATTAAAAGACGCAACATTAGATCAGTTAGGACGTGCAAAATCTGTCAAAGTTGAAAAAGAAAACACAGTCATCGTAGACGGTGAAGGAGATAAAGATGCAATCCAGGCACGTCTTGGACAGATCAAAGCACAGATCGAAGAAACAACATCTGAATTCGACAAAGAAAAATTACAGGAAAGATTAGCTAAATTATCTGGTGGAGTTGCAGTGATCCGTGTTGGAGCAGCAACAGAAACAGAGATGAAAGAAAGCAAATTACGTCTGGAAGATGCCTTAGCAGCAACAAAAGCAGCAGTAGAAGAAGGAATCATCTTCGGTGGAGGATCTGCTTATATCCATGCATCTAAGAAAGCAGCTGAGAAAGTAGCAGACTTAGAAGGAGACGAAAAGACAGGAGCAAACATCATCCTCAAAGCATTAGAAGCACCATTATTCCAGATCGCAGTCAATGCAGGTCTTGAAGGAGCTGTGATCGTCAATAAAGTAAAAGAAGCAGAAATCGGAAAAGGATTCGATGCATTACATGGAGAATACGTAGACATGGTAGAAAAAGGAATCATCGATCCAGCCAAAGTAACAAGAAGCGCATTACAGAATGCAACATCCGTAGCTTCTACATTATTAACAACAGAATCAGTTGTTGCGAACATCAAAGAAGAAGCACCAGCAATGCCAGCAGGAGCACCAGCCGGAATGGGAATGATGTAG
- a CDS encoding co-chaperone GroES has protein sequence MKLTPLGDRVVLKQLEAETTTKSGIVLTTATQEKPQEAEVVAVGPGTEDVKMEVSVGQKVIYSKYAGTEVKLEDEEYIIVKQNDILAVVE, from the coding sequence ATGAAGTTAACACCATTAGGAGATAGAGTTGTATTAAAACAGCTGGAAGCAGAAACAACAACTAAGTCAGGAATCGTCCTTACAACAGCAACACAGGAAAAACCACAGGAAGCAGAAGTTGTTGCAGTTGGACCTGGAACAGAAGATGTGAAGATGGAAGTTTCTGTAGGACAGAAAGTTATTTATTCTAAATATGCAGGAACAGAAGTAAAATTAGAAGATGAAGAATATATCATCGTAAAACAGAATGATATTTTAGCAGTTGTAGAATAG